GTTCGACTTACCTCTACACTTCTGGACCCCCAAGACCCCTCGCGAGGTGTCACGTTTTCAGCCCTGAATATCAGTGGTGAAAAGCTGGCTAAGGAGGAGCAGGCAAAACTGCAAGCACAACTCGCGCAGTCAAACAAAATGGAATCTCTTGGGCGCCTGGCTGGAGGTATTGCTCACGATTTTAATAACGTGCTTCATGTGATAAGTGGTAATCTCGAAATGATGGCCTTACGCAGTAATTCGCAGCAGGCCGTTGGGCTAAATCGAATCCAAACTATTCAGAAGTCGATTGATCGGGCGTCACAATTGGTTCAACAGATGCTTTTATTCAGCCGCAAGGCGGAAAGCTATAAACAGAGTGTAGATTTAAATGAAGAAGTCGAACAGACTCTCCATATTCTGGAACGCAGCGTTCCCAAAATGATTTCCATAGAAACCTTTCTGCCTGACGGCCTTCCTCCAATTTCAGCTGATCCGGTCCAGGTTGAACAGGTTCTTTTGAACTTGGGCAGTAATGCTGAAGCGGCTATGCCCGCCGGTGGCAGGTTTATTGTTGAAACCAGTGACATCTTTTTAGACCATGACTTCGTCCGTATGCACACCGAGGCAAAAGAAGGGCGATACATTTGCCTCTCTGTATCAGATACCGGCCACGGTATGGATGACAAGACACTGAACCATGTTTTTGATCCCTTTTTTACAACCAAAGAGATCGGCAAAGGGACCGGGCTGGGCTTGGCCTCGGTCTATGGAATAGTGAGAGCACATGATGGGTTTATCCGCTGTTATAGTGAACCAGGAAAGGGAACAACGTTTCATATTTATTGGCCGGTTGTGTCTACTCAAAAAGATGGTGCAAAGCAAAAAGGCCAGATGTCTCACCAAGATCTTGAGTCTGGAGAAGAAACGATCCTTATCGTCGATGATGAAAAGGATATTCTCGAATTGACCGCCGAAGCCTTAGAAATTCAAGGCTATACTGTCTATATGGCCGAAAACGGAGAACAGGCCTTGGCCATGTACTCAAAGTATGAAGAATCTATTGATTTAGTTATTCTCGATTTGAACATGCCCGGGATGGGTGGCGCATCATGTCTACGCCAACTCAAGAAACTGCAACCAAGTATAAAAGTGATACTGGCAAGTGGTTACTCAGCGCATGGTCAAGCCCAAGAGATTGCTGACCGAGCTTCAGCATTTATCGGTAAGCCGTATCATTTACGAGAATTGTTGAAAACAATTCGTCGAGTAATTTCGTAGTGACCTCCGAAAATTGCCCAGGCGTGATAACGCAAATTTGACCACCCTCTGGGGTATTTCAAGGTAGGTTGCCTCTGCCGGGGGTAGGGAAGCGTTTTGGATATGCAAAATGCTAATGCCTGGGGTAGACGGTGGAGAGGCAAATTTCACTCGAGTTCAGGCCATGGGCTCATTAGAGCCCATAAGTACTCCTTGGTGAGTACCAGGGAAATCCAGCCTGCTGGCCAGCTCTTTTCCGTGATCGATCATACGTTGCAAATGCGATGAGGGCTGTTGCAATCCATTCATTTGCCAGTCTGTGCACAGGGAGAGTGCTAGCACCAAGGCGCTAGGCGTTGAGCGGCGCATCTATCTGTCCGGGCCATGACCTGGTCCAATCCCTCCACAATTTTGTTTGTACCGATCGTCAGAATGATCCGCCGCGGTCCAGCTGGCGCAGCTTGCTCCACATTTCCGGGGTCATGAAAAAGATTTGCTGTTTGTCCAGGCCGTAGACTCGGCCTCCCCAGGGCAAAGGTGCCTGGTAATCTTCGTGCAGATGCCCGTGCAACACCAAGGCTGCCCCGTTGTTGCGGGCGGCTTGGGTGAGCTGGGCAAATCCGCGGGGGTGGGTGTCTGGAGCGTCGTGGGTGAGCAGGATATCCACCGGTTCCTCGGCGGGAGTCGCAGGGATGTCCTCGGGGAAGATCGCGGCCCAATGTCCCCGCGGCAGTTGTTCCTTGTTGGCCTGGGCATCATGGGAGTGGTATTCAGCGCAAGCGTGGCGGTTCGGCCAGTGTGGTGGGGCTGGGGGCAACCAGATTGCCTCGTCGAAGGCGCCGGAGAGGCCGCGGATGCGCAAGCCGTCCACGGTGATCGTTTGCTGATGCAGGTGTCGCGACCAGAGGCAGAAATGGTTTTCCAGAAAGGCTGGGGTGTCCACGTCGTGATTGCCCAAAAGAAACCAGGTCTTGGCGATCAACTCGGCGCCCAAGGGGGCGAGTTCCTCTGTCAGCGGGCGCTGCGGCGTCTGGTCGCCGAGCAGGAAAATGCCCTCGATGCTGGACGGAGTATACTGCCCGGCGATGTCCAAAAGTTCTGTGAAGTCGCCGTGGGCGTCGGCAAAAAAAAGGAGCATACGGGTCTCCATTGGTGTTGTGAAATTCGGCTGTCGACTGGAAGGGACGCAAAATGAAACGAACAATATAACAACCTTTTGTCACAAGGCAAGGATTTTGAAGAGGTATGCCGGACGTGGTGTTTGGCACTGAGGCAGGAAGTGGCGCATTCTTCTGGAGCGACCCCAGGAACAGGATTTAAAGCCAAAGAAGATGCAAAAAACGTTCAAGGTCGCAGCGTACTTATCCGTACGTAAGAGTTTGAACGTATTGCGGCAACTCAGCCATTAGGAGATCCCCTTGGCCTGAGGGCATCCGCCAAATTTGCTGTGGGTGATGTGATTCTGGGCTTCTGGAAAGCCCGGTATAAAAAGACTACCCGAGTACGGTCCACTCACGCTACTGGGTGCAAAAAATGCTCATGTCCTGAGCAATATACTCAAATGTCATTAAAGGATCCTGGCTCTTTGGGCCAGGATCCTTTAAGTTAGGTCCGACCCCGTATCGTCTTTTCAATCCCAAAAAAGTGAGGGGCGTATGAAAATTGTATTCGCAATCACCCTTTTGCTCGCTATTGCAATGGGTTCGGCGCAGGCTGGCCTGTCCTTGGACCTGGAGGAATACCGGTGGAAAAATCGTTTGTTGATCATCTTCGCCCCTTCAAAAACGGACCAGACTTATCTGAAACTGCAACACGCCTTGGATCGGGCAGAGGATGCCCTGCAAGGCCGGGATATGCTTGTTTTTCATCTCTTTGCTTCAGGCAGCGGCTGGGTGGGGGACATCCCTGTGCATGCCGAGGCTGTCCGCTCTTTTTATCGCCGCTTTGACGTGCAGGACCAGGATCTGAACCTGATTCTGATCGGCAAGGATGGAGGAGAAAAAGTCCGGCAGGTGGGCAGTTTTGATCTGCAGGATATCTTTGATCGTATTGACGCCATGCCCATGCGCCAACAGGAGATGAGGGAGCGCCGGGAGATAAAGAATGGGGGGGCCGCTGATTGATGTCCCAGACCATGCCCATGGAATATAAACTGAATCCGGGCCGGGGCCGGGCCCGCCGTTAAAGGCTTGGAAAGGGCCAATGAGCCGGTTCCAGTTCATCCCTTTGAGAGAGGCTTTTTTCTGTGCCCGCATGCAGGACATCCAGGAATGCATTGGCCATCGCGACCCGCACATGACCGACCGGTCCACTCACGTCGCCAGTAGCCGGGTATACCAGGCTTTCGTGGTTTTGGGAAAATACCGCCCTAATCATCCGGATTCCTCGCCACTAAATCCCAAAAGGTGATTCGGAATAGGCTGTCACCTGACACCCTCCATACATGGCTACAACGCACCAGTCCGGGCATGGGTGCTCAAAAAGCTTTTCAAAAACATAATATGCTGGAGCATATGACGCTTAGCCCCATCTTTATCTCGGCCTGAGATAGCACTAAGAATTTTAAAGTGGTGCTGTTCTATAATCTCTAAATTTTTTGGTGTCTCATATAATAAGGAATGAAGCTCGTTAATACTACTAAACATTTGCTCATAAAGTCTTTTTATGAGATCGATATAAATAATATTATGCGTTGCATAAGCTATCCCAAGATGGAATGCAATGTCTGCATCTCGTGCGCTGTTTTTGTCTTGATTATTTGCTCTGTTTTTTGAAAGCGCCTCTTCCATAAATTGAATATCTTGATCTGTGGATCTCTCTACAGCAAGAACAACACCATAACTTTCCAGCCCAGCGCGAACCTCTAAAAGGTCATATATCGATTCATCATTACATGTTGTAACAGTGGAAAAAGGATTTACTGATATGTGTGGCTTTGAAAATGTGATAAAATAAGTATCGTTCTCATCTTTTTCTACGCATCCCGCCTCCCACAGTGCCTTCATTGCTTTCTCTGCAGATAAACGTTCAACTTGCATCATCTGAGCGATATCATTTTCCGTTCCCAGGTATTCTCCTGGTTTCAAAGATTCGCTATATATACTTTCGTGAATTTTGCTAAAGACCAACTCAGGCTGAGGGTCGGTTTTTCGATTTGATAGAGTTTCAAATTGGATAGCGTTTGCAAACTTATTATGCAAAGCATCACATACCAGTTCTTCAGCGCTAACATATTGTCCTGACTTTATCTGTTCTTCTATCAGCTCTTTAAGGTCAGAAGGTAGGGAAAGATTCATGTTGAATTCTCCACTTTTTTTATGAATTTATCTAAATGTAAAAATCATTCCAAATATATATCTTTTTAAACTCAATAACCTTCGATACAAAGGTCGCCAGGCTGGCCTGGGAAGTTATTCTTAATGCCTGTTCTTTATAATCTTTATCAATCAAAATCGCAAGCTTCATATGAGATCAAAACCAAATGAAACATGTATATAATGAATAAAACGTTCTTGCTATAGACATTTTCTGCTTCCAATCTCAGGCAAAGCGGTAAGCCAATTAGCCTTCATGCATCGGCACTAGGATTTATCTGCCTAAAAGCTATCCGGCATGGAAAATGACATAAAAAAATGAGTGGAGGTCCAAACCTACGTTACTTTACTTCCCAGCGGTTATTTTAGACGATGGAGAAAATTTTGCTCGGCACCGTGTGCGCTTTTCACACCGCTTTGAATAGTTTACACCCTCATGCCCTCGCCTTTGCCGAGGACCTCATTGACTTTGCTGTTCTAAATTGCTGCGTCATCTCCGATGACTCCTTTCGGACTACTTGGGCAGAATTTTCTGCGACCCTGGAAAATGTTCATTTCCAGGCCGATCGCATCTCAACCGATCACTTGTATTTCTAGCAAGTTGACCCAAAACAAACAAACGGTACCTTTTCCCATGAAACGCTGGATAATTTTCTTGGCCCTTTTGGCCGCCTTTCCGCCACTTTCAACAGATATGTATCTTCCAGCTATCCCCAACCTGGTTCGGCTGTGGGATAAGCCGCTGTGGTATATCAACTTGACACTGATCGTCTTTTTCGTGACCTACAGCTTTTTTTTACTCGTCTACGGCCCTTTGTCCGACAGATGGGGGCGCCGCCTGGTATTAAAAGCAGGCATATCTCTCTATGTCGTAGCCAGTTTCCTTTGCGCCTTGGCTCCCAATGCACTGACGCTCATCGTCCTGCGCATGCTCCAAGCCGCAGGAGCAGCTTCAGCAGCTTCTCTGGCGCTGGCCTTGTCCAAGGATGTCTTCGGATTCCACGAACGAGAGAAAGTCCTGGCCGCGATCGGGGTGGTCATTGCCTTGGCCCCCATGTCGGCGCCAATTATTGGCGGCTGGACTATGGCAATTGTTTCCTGGCGCTGGATATTCATCCTTCTTGCCGGCTTCGGCATTGTCGCCTTGATCGGTGTGCATAGAATGGAAGAAACGCTCCATCCCGACCTCAGAACGCCGCAACTCAGACTGATCGCCGACTATCTTCAATTGTTGCGCAATCGAGCCTATATCGCATTGGTCCTCGTTGTCTCTCTGGCCATTGTGCCTTTGTTCGCCTTTATTGCAGCGTCATCGGAGATTTATATCTCCCGCTTGGGCCTGAGCGAACAGGCCTACGGGTACTTTTTCGGCTTTAATGCCCTGGCACTCATGAGCGGGTCCCTTGTCTGCACCCGCATCAGCGGTAAAATCAAATCACAAACTATTCTGACCTTGTGCTATCTCGGGGTTACTCTGGGCGGAGTGCTGCTTGTTCTGGTGCCACATACATCCCCTTGGTCCCTGGCCCTGCCGATGTTGGCCATCTCCTTTTCGGCGGGCTTGAGCCGCCCACCGAGCAACAACTTAGTGCTTAAACAGGTCCAGCAGGGAGCAGGGGCCGCTTCCTCCCTCTTGATGTTTACGTTGATGACCGCTGGAGCGATAGCGATGGGCGTGATCTCTCTGGGATGGGAAGACAAAATCACGGCGCTGGGGATAATGGGAAGCGTCTGTGGCCTGTTGGGAAGTATTTTGTGGTGGGGCTTGAAACGCAAACTGTATATCCAAACTGCGACATAGCCCAAAATTTCGGGGACTTTTTCCCTGACCTGCCGTAAATTGCATAGTGCTCCGGGGCACATTTCGCTTCCCCACTGATTTGAGACAATACCTCCACCTCAAGCCAATGGGGAAGGCTTTATATCGCGTTGGCCTGCTCAGAAGGCCTGAATTTGAGCGGGACTGCTGAGCAGCGAAAAAAAAAATCTATGCAGCTAGGCTGTTATGCTGATCATGAATTGAAAATTTATCTCTCTGTTTCATCGGCAACTGTTAACAAACTTTCAAGCGAATTATTTGTTAACATTACAGGTAGATAAAGCATATAATCAAATCAACCTACTCCCAGAGCACCCTATTGAACTTTGATATCTGGAGTGCTATTTTACTTCTTGTTTCTAAGTAAGCTACTGGCATAAAAGAGTTATTCGCTACGGACTGACAAAGCCAAACCCGTCGTGAGGCGGGGACGGAAAGCCACGGGTCTCAATGAGACAGCCGGGTTGCCGGATGGGATCTTTCGGGACCCAGGAAGCGTTTTTCTCAAAACCCGTTTCCTGGCCTATTCGCCTCACCCATCGTCAATCCCTACCTTTCGCCCCTTTGCCTCTCCTGGTTTTGTGTATCGCGTTCATTTCCTCTGATACCGTTGCCATACGGCACACTTCGGTTGGTCAGGGCGCGTTGCCCTATCCAAAGTCTAGCAACCAACTCGGGGAGGGGCACTGCATGTCGATTCTTTTTTCCCGCCTCAAGGGCCTCCATGGCGGTTCGGCACACCATCTTGTTGAAAAATTTCCGGATCAAGACAAGCATTCAGTGGTGTATAATACTCCGCTGCAAGGGAAAGTTATTGCCAACGATCAAGTCCACCATGTGCTGGAGCGAATGTCGACCACCGAAAGCCCAGAATTGATTCTTCATATCCCGCAGGATGAATATGACGAGATCAGGGAATTTATTTTACGCAAAGTGGAGAAAAAGACGGCCATAGTCGAAAATATTTCATCAGACTCTGGCTGTGCGACATTTCTTCGCGAGGTAGCTCCTTTGCGCTGGAGTTTCAAATACGACTACCATCTCTTTTTTTTCGAAACTTCGGCCCATGGACTCTGTAGCGAGACTGAAGAAATCTATCAGCTCGCCTTGCCCCCATGTTTGTACCAAGAGCGGCGTAGCAGCCAACGCTACCGACTCTGGCCAACGTACAAGGCCACCCTCAACGACATGCCGGTCCTGGACATCTCCCAAAAAGGGATCCGCTTCCGCGGTCACCATGATCTCAGCCAGACCAATGAGATTGCCGGGGCCCAACTGGATTTGCCCCTCGTGGAAAGCTCAGATCAAACCCAGTTATACCCCGGAGGACAGATAGTTATTCCCTTAACGATGATAGCCAATCGGTCGCCATCTCCGGAGGGATACCAGTATGGTGCGTATTTCAAGGGGGAATGGGAAGAGTCGGCCATCAAGACGCTCAACGACTTCCTCCTTGCTGTCAAAAAACATAACAGGGAGGAACAACTATGAGACAAACCAGCAAGAATGCTTGATGAGCCCAACGGGGGGCGGGGAACCCTATTGAAGTTTTTTGGCTAAACTGTAACCCGGACCACTGTCGGGTTAGTTTCCCCGCCCTAGGCAGGGCGGGGACCACCTGTTTTCGAATCGAAACTGCATAGCCTACTCAAATGTCATTGAATATGTCCCACAAAAGCCTCTTTTTTA
The sequence above is drawn from the Desulfohalobium retbaense DSM 5692 genome and encodes:
- a CDS encoding FCD domain-containing protein; the protein is MNLSLPSDLKELIEEQIKSGQYVSAEELVCDALHNKFANAIQFETLSNRKTDPQPELVFSKIHESIYSESLKPGEYLGTENDIAQMMQVERLSAEKAMKALWEAGCVEKDENDTYFITFSKPHISVNPFSTVTTCNDESIYDLLEVRAGLESYGVVLAVERSTDQDIQFMEEALSKNRANNQDKNSARDADIAFHLGIAYATHNIIYIDLIKRLYEQMFSSINELHSLLYETPKNLEIIEQHHFKILSAISGRDKDGAKRHMLQHIMFLKSFLSTHARTGAL
- a CDS encoding DUF4174 domain-containing protein produces the protein MKIVFAITLLLAIAMGSAQAGLSLDLEEYRWKNRLLIIFAPSKTDQTYLKLQHALDRAEDALQGRDMLVFHLFASGSGWVGDIPVHAEAVRSFYRRFDVQDQDLNLILIGKDGGEKVRQVGSFDLQDIFDRIDAMPMRQQEMRERREIKNGGAAD
- a CDS encoding PAS domain-containing hybrid sensor histidine kinase/response regulator, with the protein product MPHSDENKWESMFTYAPLPYQSLDCDGNFLDFNSAFMNVLGYEKNDLIGRNFSELLHPDWVEHFKENFPRFKAVGEILGVEFEMIKKDGSSILVHFHGKIQHNELGEFERTHCIFQDVSSQRAAEIALRRSEERFAQINKVLLELGTDYKKNIHNLTALAGQMLGGTCALYNRLEGDLLCSVGQWKTPVDYDPCDFPEGHICYDVIYQQKDDVLVIEDLPRSIYAQTDPNVNKYNLQTYVGKCVFCSDDPVGSLCVVFQSPLAPSDNDKRFLSTIAAAISREEGRHQAEQAVQASNELISSILRSAPVGIGLVDRDRTIVEVNDRLCAMTGYTKEELLHQHASVFYPSNDEFERVGNIKYEQLHGEGYGNVEAIWQRKDTSLIHVRLTSTLLDPQDPSRGVTFSALNISGEKLAKEEQAKLQAQLAQSNKMESLGRLAGGIAHDFNNVLHVISGNLEMMALRSNSQQAVGLNRIQTIQKSIDRASQLVQQMLLFSRKAESYKQSVDLNEEVEQTLHILERSVPKMISIETFLPDGLPPISADPVQVEQVLLNLGSNAEAAMPAGGRFIVETSDIFLDHDFVRMHTEAKEGRYICLSVSDTGHGMDDKTLNHVFDPFFTTKEIGKGTGLGLASVYGIVRAHDGFIRCYSEPGKGTTFHIYWPVVSTQKDGAKQKGQMSHQDLESGEETILIVDDEKDILELTAEALEIQGYTVYMAENGEQALAMYSKYEESIDLVILDLNMPGMGGASCLRQLKKLQPSIKVILASGYSAHGQAQEIADRASAFIGKPYHLRELLKTIRRVIS
- a CDS encoding metallophosphoesterase family protein, with product MLLFFADAHGDFTELLDIAGQYTPSSIEGIFLLGDQTPQRPLTEELAPLGAELIAKTWFLLGNHDVDTPAFLENHFCLWSRHLHQQTITVDGLRIRGLSGAFDEAIWLPPAPPHWPNRHACAEYHSHDAQANKEQLPRGHWAAIFPEDIPATPAEEPVDILLTHDAPDTHPRGFAQLTQAARNNGAALVLHGHLHEDYQAPLPWGGRVYGLDKQQIFFMTPEMWSKLRQLDRGGSF
- a CDS encoding multidrug effflux MFS transporter, which encodes MKRWIIFLALLAAFPPLSTDMYLPAIPNLVRLWDKPLWYINLTLIVFFVTYSFFLLVYGPLSDRWGRRLVLKAGISLYVVASFLCALAPNALTLIVLRMLQAAGAASAASLALALSKDVFGFHEREKVLAAIGVVIALAPMSAPIIGGWTMAIVSWRWIFILLAGFGIVALIGVHRMEETLHPDLRTPQLRLIADYLQLLRNRAYIALVLVVSLAIVPLFAFIAASSEIYISRLGLSEQAYGYFFGFNALALMSGSLVCTRISGKIKSQTILTLCYLGVTLGGVLLVLVPHTSPWSLALPMLAISFSAGLSRPPSNNLVLKQVQQGAGAASSLLMFTLMTAGAIAMGVISLGWEDKITALGIMGSVCGLLGSILWWGLKRKLYIQTAT